From a region of the Cucumis sativus cultivar 9930 chromosome 6, Cucumber_9930_V3, whole genome shotgun sequence genome:
- the LOC101204058 gene encoding kinesin-like protein KIN-14A has product MGEQRNRWNWEVTGFEPRKPSSSSFEQDDQLKSGAPLIRRYSISSSSASPRFELSKHSMVTKVQRLNDKVKLAKEDYLELKQEASELQEYSNAKLDRVTRYLGVLAEKTRKLDRVAIETQARIGPLLDEKKRLFNDLLTAKGNIKVFCRTRPPFEEEGPSVVEFPDESTVRIITGDDTISNPKKDFEFDRVYGPHVGQAELFRDVQPYVQSTLDGHNISVLAYGQTFSGKTHTMEGSSHDRGLYARCFEELFDLANSDSTSTSRFKFFVTVCELYNEQIRDLLAESVIASNPHVDSPELFAGLVQEKVDNPLDFSRILKAAFNARGNDLSKLNVSHLITTIHVYYTNLITSENTYSKLSLVDLAGSEGSITEDDSGERVTDLLHVMKSLSALGDVLSSLTSKKEVVPYENSVLTKLLADSIGENSKTLMIVHLCPNASNLSETLSSLNFSARARNAVLSLGNRDTIKKWRDIANDARKELYDKEKEVQDLKREVLELKNALKDANDQCVLLFNEVQKAWKVSSTLQSDLKMENISLAEKLKTEKEQNAQLKNQVAQLLHLEQEQKLQIQQRDSTIQTLQSKIKSIESQVNEVRSSLSTEPSKATGDSMDSSAVSKKLEEELKKRDALIERLHEENEKLFDRLTEKASLVGSPQLPSTLPQGSGNVQPQDPGRNDTNDKSKGSSMAIVPSPSAVDKAEGNLALVKSGSDKVKTTPAGEYLTSALNDFDPEQYDSPAAISDGANKLLMLVLAAVIKAGASREHEILAEIRDAVFSFIRKMEPRRVMDTMLVSRVRILYIRSLLARSPELQSIKVSPVECFLEKTSTGRSRSSSRGNSPGRSPVRYMEEQIQGFKVNLRPEKKSRFSSVVSKIRGLDQDSSRLQVTAGKLREINEDAKSFAVGNKALAALFVHTPAGELQRQIRSWLVENFEYLSVTEDDAAGGATGQLELLSTAIMDGWMGGLGAAIPPSTDALGQLLSEYTKRVYSSQLQHLKDIAGTLAMEEAEDAPQVTKLRSALESVDHKRRKILQQMKNDIALLMLEDGGSPIQNPSTAVEDARLASLISLDGILKQVKDIVRQASVNALSRSKKKALLASLDEFTEQMPSLLEIDHPCARRQIAEARQIVEFTPEEDDIYQATAHNRRLSVDSSSGAETDVAQWNVLQFNTGSTTPFIIKCGANSNSELVIKADARVQEPKGGEIVRVVPRPSVLENMSLEDIKQAFSQLPEALSLLALARTADGTRARYSRLYRTLAMKVPSLRDLVGELEKGGVLKDVRS; this is encoded by the exons ATGGGGGAGCAGAGGAACCGATGGAACTGGGAGGTAACCGGGTTTGAGCCAAGGAAGCCGTCTTCTTCGTCTTTTGAGCAGGATGATCAGCTCAAGTCAGGCGCACCTTTGATTCGGAGGTATTCAATTTCCTCATCTTCAGCTTCTCCACGTTTCGAGCTCTCAAAACACTCAATGGTCACCAAGGTTCAAAGATTGAACGACAAAGTTAAG CTAGCTAAAGAAGATTACTTGGAGTTGAAACAAGAAGCAAGTGAACTGCAGGAATATTCAAATGCAAAACTAGATAGAGTTACTCGGTATCTTGGTGTTCTTGCAGAGAAGACCCGTAAGCTAG ATAGAGTGGCCATTGAAACTCAGGCTAGAATTGGTCCACTACTTGATGAGAAAAAAAGGCTGTTTAATGACTTGTTGACAGCCAAAG GGAACATAAAAGTTTTTTGCCGAACTAGACCACCCTTTGAGGAGGAAGGTCCTTCTGTTGTTGAATTTCCTGATGAAAGCACAGTCCGCATCATCACCGGTGATGATACCATCTCTAACCCCAAAAAGGATTTTGAGTTTGACAGGGTTTATGGACCTCATGTTGGACAAG CCGAATTGTTCAGGGATGTTCAACCTTATGTGCAGTCTACGTTGGATGGGCATAATATTTCTGTACTTGCCTATGGACAAACATTCTCGGGAAAGACACACACCATG GAAGGATCCAGCCATGACCGTGGTTTGTATGCCCGTTGTTTTGAGGAGCTGTTTGATTTAGCCAATTCTGATTCAACCTCTACTTCtcgatttaaattttttgttactGTCTGTGAGCTTTATAATGAACAG ATCAGGGATTTGCTCGCCGAATCAGTTATCGCTTCAAATCCCCACGTTGATTCACCAGAGTTGTTTGCTGGACTTGTCCAAGAAAAAGTAGATAACCCATTGGATTTCTCTAGAATTTTGAAAGCAGCATTTAATGCACGGGGAAATGATTTATCAAAGTTGAATGTTTCTCATTT GATTACCACAATACATGTGTACTATACCAACCTGATCACCAGCGAAAATACGTATAGCAAGCTTTCTCTTGTAGACTTGGCTGGGAGTGAGGGTTCAATTACGGAAGATGATAGTGGAGAGAGGGTCACAGATTTGCTGCATGTCATGAAATCACTTTCAGC GTTGGGAGATGTTTTGTCATCTTTGACTTCTAAGAAGGAAGTTGTTCCGTATGAAAATTCAGTGCTCACGAAATTACTAGCAGACTCAATAG GTGAGAATTCGAAGACTTTGATGATTGTCCACCTCTGCCCAAATGCTTCAAATCTGTCAGAGACGCTATCATCATTAAACTTCTCTGCAAGAGCACGGAATGCTGTATTAAGTCTTGGAAATCGagatacaattaaaaaatggagagataTT GCAAATGATGCACGTAAGGAATTATATgataaggaaaaagaagttcAGGATTTGAAACGAGAGGTTTTGGAACTGAAAAATGCACTGAAAGATGCTAATGACCAGTGTGTTTTACTCTTCAATGAAGTTCAGAAGGCGTGGAAAGTTTCTTCTACTCTGCAATCAGATTTAAAG ATGGAGAACATTTCACTTGCAGAAAAACTCAAgacagaaaaagaacaaaatgctCAACTTAAAAATCAAGTTGCTCAACTCTTGCATTTGGAGCAAGAGCAGAAACTGCAGATACAACAGAGAGATTCAACCATTCAGACTTTGCAG TCGAAGATCAAAAGCATAGAGTCACAAGTGAATGAAGTTAGATCGTCATTGAGCACAGAACCATCCAAGGCCACTGGAGATAGCATGGATTCTTCTGCAGTAAGCAAGAAGCTTGAAGAGGAGCTCAAAAAACGTGATGCTCTAATAGAG AGATTACacgaagaaaatgaaaaattgtttgatcGGTTGACAGAGAAAGCATCTTTGGTTGGATCTCCCCAG TTGCCAAGTACATTACCTCAAGGTTCTGGGAATGTTCAACCTCAGGATCCTGGCAG AAATGATACCAATGACAAGAGTAAAGGGAGCTCGATGGCCATTGTCCCTTCTCCATCAGCTGTAGATAAAGCTGAGGGGAATCTTGCCTTAGTTAAATCTGGTTCTGACAAGGTTAAAACTACCCCAGCGGGAGAGTATCTCACATCTGCTTTGAATGATTTCGACCCAGAACAGTATGACAGCCCTGCTGCTATTTCAGATGGTGCAAACAAGCTTTTAATGCTG GTGCTAGCCGCTGTTATTAAAGCTGGTGCTTCTAGGGAGCATGAGATACTGGCTGAAATAAGAGATGctgttttctcttttatccGTAAGATGGAACCAAGAAGGGTGATGGACACTATGCTTGTTTCACGAGTTAGAATATTGTACATAAGATCTTTGCTTGCCAGGTCACCGGAGCTGCAATCCATCAAG GTCTCTCCTGTTGAGTGTTTTCTTGAAAAGACAAGCACTGGACGTAGTAGAAGCTCCAGCAGGGGTAACAGTCCAGGTAGATCTCCCGTCCGCTATATGGAGGAGCAAATCCAAGGCTTTAAAGTGAATCTTCGGCCAGAAAAGAAGTCCAGATTTTCATCAGTTGTATCCAAAATTCGGGGTCTTGATCAG GATTCTTCGAGGCTGCAAGTGACTGCTGGAAAGCTGAGGGAAATTAACGAGGATGCAAAAAGCTTTGCAGTTGGAAATAAGGCTTTGGCTGCTTTATTTGTACATACTCCAGCTGGCGAGCTGCAACGTCAGATTAGGTCATGGCTTGTAGAGAACTTTGAATATTTATCTGTTACCGAAGATGATGCAGCAGGAGGAGCAACTGGTCAGCTGGAACTTCTGTCAACAGCAATCATGGATGGTTGGATGGGTGGACTTGGTGCTGCAATACCTCCTTCTACGGATGCTCTTGGCCAGCTTCTCTCGGAGTATACAAAACGGGTCTATTCTTCCCAATTGCAGCACTTGAAG GACATTGCTGGCACCTTGGCTATGGAAGAGGCAGAGGATGCACCTCAAGTTACAAAGTTGCGATCTGCTCTTGAGTCAGTCGATCATAAGAGAAGAAAG ATTTtacaacaaatgaaaaatgatatagCTTTACTTATGCTGGAAGATGGTGGTTCACCAATCCAAAATCCCTCTACTGCTGTTGAAGATGCAAGACTTGCCTCTCTCATTTCCCTCGATGGCATTTTGAAGCAAGTGAAG GATATTGTAAGACAAGCCTCTGTAAATGCATTGAGTAGAAGTAAGAAAAAAGCACTACTTGCATCACTTGATGAGTTTACAGAACAAATGCCTTCTCTTCTTGAGATTGATCATCCGTGTGCCAGGAGGCAAATTGCAGAAGCTCGTCAGATAGTTGAG TTTACTCCAGAAGAAGATGACATCTATCAAGCAACAGCACACAACCGCAGACTGTCAGTGGACTCGAGTTCTGGTGCAGAAACTGATGTAGCTCAGTGGAACGTCCTGCAGTTCAATACAGGCTCAACAACTCCTTTTATCATCAAGTGTGGTGCAAACTCAAATTCAGAATTGGTCATCAAGGCCGATGCCCGCGTGCAGGAACCAAAAGGTGGTGAAATTGTGAGAGTTGTTCCCAGACCATCTGTTTTAGAAAACATGAGCTTGGAGGATATCAAACAAGCATTTTCCCAGCTTCCAGAGGCTCTCAGCTTGCTTGCATTGGCAAGAACTGCAGATGGAACCCGAGCACGGTATTCTCGACTGTACCGAACTTTGGCCATGAAAGTCCCATCGTTAAGGGATCTTGTCGGGGAGCTTGAAAAGGGGGGAGTATTGAAAGATGTAAGATCATGA